GGACCTCGCCTGCGGGACCGACGACTGCGCCTCGGAGCCGATTGTGGAACTCTGGCACCCTGACTTCGGTCACCAGCCCGTATCGGCCTGCCGTGAGCACGCCATAGAGGCTCTTGGGCAGCCGGACATCAGGATCGTGGCCGCTTGCCAGCCAGACGTCGCGCTCTCGGTGTTCGCCGAGGCGTACGGCGAAGGCTGACGAGGGCGGCGGTAAGTGCGCACGGGCCCAGGGTGCAGGGCTGCGGCGAACCCTCGCGGATGAGATCGTCGCGGCCCAGCACGAGCGGGCCGATCGCGCGCTTCAGCCCGGCCGGCGACCACACGAAGTGACCGCGGATCTGCCCGCACAGGCGAATGCAGATCACTCGATCAACGGTCTCTGCCAGTACTGACCCCCAGACCTTCGCCGCGCTCCCATCCACCCTCTCCAGAAGCCGACAACGCCGCCTGGTCCACCTCGCCCGAGCGACCGAACGCGGCACCCGTCGGTGGCGGCACGATCACGAGGCTGACTGCAGCCCCCGCTCCTGCGGTTTCGTACCTGAGCAGCCCTCGGATGAAACGAGCGCGTGGTGACTTCCTCAGCCGCCGATCGAAAGGTCACCGCACTGTTACGCGGGCCTTCCGAACCGCGCCTGCCCGTGCTCGGCGCTACTGCCGATCTGGCACGGGGCTTCAGGCGACCTGCGCCTGGCTCGAAGGATGAGACGTTTCGGACTGCTTCACTGAAAGACAATGTTCTACCGGCCCATGGAAGATGATGGATGGGATCCGCGCGCTCCCCCACTACCTGGCAGGACAGTGAGAGCACTGGGGCGCAGTCTCGCCTTGAGGTCGTGGACACAGGTTGCAGGGACGGGAATCAGCGCCGTGAACAACTCAAGCAACGAACCTAGGACGGCCAGATGGCGAAACGTGTGACGATCAACGATGTTGCCCAGGCCGCGGGGGTCTCCCGGCAGACTGTGACCCGGGCCATCAACGACATGGGAGAGATCAGCGAACAGACCAAGCAGCGCGTACTGGAAGCCTGCCAGCGGCTCGGATACCGGCCGAGCCGGTTCGCCCGCAATCTGGTCGTGCGGAAGAAGACCCGCGCGATGGGCTATCTGGTGGCCTCCTTCCGTAACCCGTACTTCACCGAGATCGCCGGCGACCTGCTCAGCACCGCCGCCGAGCGCGGCTGGCACGTGGTGATGGCCTCCACGGAGACGGAGGACGAGGCGAGCGCGCTCGACATGCTCTCCGGTCAGGTGGACTTGTTCATCGGGCACTTCGGCCAGGACGATGGCGACCTCGTCAAGGCCGGCCGTGGTCTCCCGCTCGTGATGCTCGAGCGGACCGGCTGCCTGCCCGGCATGCACTCCGTCGAAGTCGACATGCGCGAAGGCGTGCGCGAGGCGATCGAGGCCCTGCGGGGCGCGGGCGCGCGGCGCATCGGCATGATCGACTCCGCCTATTCCCTGCGCAACTCCCCCACCTACGTTCCCTCGCCGCGGTGCGGGTACTTCGCGGAGTTCGCCGGTCCCGAGTCGGCGAAGAGAATCGCGTTCGACGAGGAGTCCATGGCCGGCGGCGGCCAGGCGTTCGCCGAGCTCGTCCGCGCCCATCCGGACATGGACGCGGTGCTGGTCTTCAACGACCTCATGGCGATCGGCGCGGTGCAGGCCTCGCACGCCCTCGGCATCGACGTGCCCGGCCAGGTGCGGATCTGCGGCATCGACGGTCTCACCCTGGGCGAGGCCGTGCACCCGACGCTGACCACGGTCTCCATCGATCGCCACGCGCTGGTGACCAACGCCCTGGACATCGCCGACGCGCTGGCCGCCGCCGACTTCGCCGAACTG
The Nonomuraea helvata genome window above contains:
- a CDS encoding LacI family DNA-binding transcriptional regulator, with the protein product MAKRVTINDVAQAAGVSRQTVTRAINDMGEISEQTKQRVLEACQRLGYRPSRFARNLVVRKKTRAMGYLVASFRNPYFTEIAGDLLSTAAERGWHVVMASTETEDEASALDMLSGQVDLFIGHFGQDDGDLVKAGRGLPLVMLERTGCLPGMHSVEVDMREGVREAIEALRGAGARRIGMIDSAYSLRNSPTYVPSPRCGYFAEFAGPESAKRIAFDEESMAGGGQAFAELVRAHPDMDAVLVFNDLMAIGAVQASHALGIDVPGQVRICGIDGLTLGEAVHPTLTTVSIDRHALVTNALDIADALAAADFAELPPMRRTVRPRMLWRESA